The genomic window CTTGACTGGAGCAATAAATCAGTTAATGGCTGGAATTATTGGCGCAGTAGTAGGAATTTGGTTATTAAACTTAATTACTATATTTGGCTCTTTTTTTCTTGGACAGGCGGCGATGGGTTGGGGAGATAGTAAATTGGCGGCAATGATGGGCGCTTGGTTAGGATGGAAATATTTACTTTTAGCTTGCTTTATTGCTTGCGCTTTAGGGGCGTTTATGGGCGGTGGGGCGATCGCACTTAAAATTATTAATCGACGGCAACCTATGCCCTTTGGGCCTTTCCTGGCAATGGGATCTGCGATCGTTGTATTTTGGGGTGAATTACTTTTAACTACTTACTGGCGCTGGTTTTTCCCAATTAGCTAAACCCTTGCTCCCTTTCGAGTAAGATCGTAATGCTTAATTTAACCTGAGTTCTTTACTCCCATGTCCCTGTTTGATTGGTTCGCAAATCGCCGCAAAACTGAATCTACAAATAAAGAACCCCAACGTGATATTGCCGACGGACTCTGGAATAAGTGCGTAGCTTGCTCTGTACTTGCCTATACCAAAGACTTACGCGCTAATCAAATGGTTTGTTTGGAATGTGGTCATCATGTCCGCGTTGATAGCGACGAGCGCATTCGCCAGCTAATTGATGCTCATAGTTGGAATCCCATCAATGAAAACTTGTATCCCCTCGATCCATTAGAATTTCGCGATCGCAAACCCTACAGCGATAGATTAAAAGAAACTCAACAAAAAACTGGCTTAATCGACGCGGTACAAACAGGCATCGGTAAATTAGATGGATTGCCTGTTGCTTTGGGGGTAATGGATTTTCGATTTATGGGCGGTAGTATGGGTTCGGTCGTTGGTGAAAAACTTACCCGCTTAATTGAACAAGCTACCCTTAGTCGCTATCCGGCAATTATTATTTGCGCCTCTGGTGGAGCAAGAATGCAAGAAGGAATGTTAAGCCTAATGCAAATGGCAAAAATATCGGCGGCGCTAGAACGCCATCGAGAAGCCAAGCTACTATACATTCCCATATTAACAAATCCTACCACTGGAGGAGTTACAGCAAGTTTTGCCATGCTAGGAGACTTAATTATCGCCGAACCCAAAGCTACAATTGGCTTTGCAGGACGTAGAGTAATCGAGCAAACTATCCGCGAAAAATTGCCGGAGGAATTTCAAACGGCTGAAGATTTATTGCGTCACGGGTTTATTGATGCGATCGTCCCGCGTCCGCAATTAAAAAAAACCTTAGCTCAACTGATTTGCTTGCACCAGCCGATTACAACTACACCCCCTGTAACACAATGGCATAGTACGATTGACCAAGCTTCAGCGCCAGAGGCGATCGCCCCACAGCCAATTTAGGCTAGCAAATTGCGCTCGCTACATGATATTGATATTAAAGTGGCTTAATCTCTATTTATTACTGAATTATTTACTATGGGTTTTGCAGACTTGTCCATTGCTGAAATAGCGGCGGACTATAACCTCTCCGAAGCGGAGGTACTTTCTCTGTGTGACCAGTTGGGAATCGCTTACAAATCCTCTAAAACTCGTCTAGCTTTAGAAGATGCCAAAATAATCCTTTCCCACATCTTGACGCAAAGACAGTCTTCAACTAATCAACAAGATTAAAAGGCGATCAACTTTACATAAATACAAAAAGTTATTAAGTTACATGGCATTTTGCCTTGTTGGTAGCGACTTTGGCGAAAAATAAGAACCGCAGCCGAATTTATTACCTGTGGTTTTTGCTCGAACAACAGTAATCAAGAGAATTAAGCCCATGATAAATAGCTGTATTCGGAGTCGAAACTTTTGAAGGGGAACTATGTTTAAAAAAACGATCGCTTTAGTGATGGCAACTTTACTACTAGCTTTTGGGCTAGTTGTGGGTCGTGCGACCGCAGTAGAACTTAGCGAAGCTGTGCGGACAGTGCCATTAAACGGTCAAGGAGATACAACAGTACTCAATCTCAAGCAAGTTCAAGAAGGCAAACGCTTATTTAACTATGCTTGCGCTCAGTGTCATGCTGGGGGCGTAACTAAAACAAATCAAAACGTCGGACTCGATCCCGAAGCCCTAGCTTTAGCAACTCCACCCCGCAATAACATTGAAGGATTAGTAGATTACTTGCATAATCCAACAACTTACGACGGGGAGGAAGAAATAGCGGAATTGCACCCCAGTACCAAGAGTGCAGATATTTACGCAGCCATGAGAAATCTATCGGAAGACGATCTAGTAGCAATTTCCGGTCACATCTTACTACAACCAAAAATTGTCGGTGATAAGTGGGGCGGCGGCAAAATTTACTACTAAAGCCAACTTGAAGAAGTAATCAATAGTAGGGGCGCAAGGCCTTGCGCCCCTACTTTAAATCGGTATATTAAAAAAATAATTAAGGTTGAACTCTATAAAATGCTACGTCGATTGTGTTGTGTTATTGCCATAATTTTAATTTCCATCTTCCAGACTTACCCCGCTACTGCTGCCAATATCGATCGCTATTTAGTCCGTTTCTTGCACGTCACCGCTCCTATAGATTTAGTATTGAACGAAAACGGGGAAACGCGATCGTATTCTCCCGAAGCCTTAACGCGCGGCAAAGAACTATTTGAAAACAGTTGCTTAAACTGCCATGTAGGGGGCGCGACGTTGCCCGATCCGCAAGTTTCTTTATCTATGCCCAAACTCAAAGGCGCAACCCCTCCCCGCGATAATATCAATAGTTTAGTAACTTACCTAAGACGACCAATGGTTTACGACGGTAGCAGCGAAACTTTTTGGTGTCGTCAAGTGCCGGAAAGTTGGATGAATCAAGACCAAATAGAGAGTTTGGCGGCTTTTGTGCTGACGGCGGCTCAAAAAGCTCCGGGCTGGGGTACGGATAAATTGTAGATTTAACTTAAGTATCTAAGGCGCGATCGCGCTATTGCTGTACCTAGAAACGGTATTATTGAATAACAAAGGTCAACTTTTTGGAGAAAAAAAACTATGAAATTGATTGCTGCAACTCTACGGCGCTGCGGTTTAGTAGTATTGGCAATGGTAGCGCTAGTGAGCAGCTTTGCTTTATTTACCCCCTCGGCGGCGGCGGAAACCTATCAAGTCAAACTAGGTTCAGATAAAGGAATGCTAGTTTTTGACCCTGCCAAACTAACTATCAAGTCTGGCGATACCGTTGAATGGGTAAACAATAAAGTTCCCCCCCATAACGTTGTTTTTGATGCCGCTAACAACCCCACCAAAAGCGCTGATGTAGCTAAAGGCTTGTCTCACAAGCAATTACTCATGACTCCTGGACAAACTGTAAAAACAACTTTTTCCGAAACAGCCCCCGGAGATTATAGCTACTACTGCGAACCCCACCGTGGCGCAGGCATGATTGGCAAAATCACTGTAGCTGAATAAAGTCTTAGTTTCCCTTTTAGGTTGAAACTTAGCTGATAATTCTATAAAAGGGAAAAGGTTATTGAAAGTAAAACCTTTTCCCTTTGATCATTTTTACCAGTGCAGCCCTAGGAGAAAAACTTTGCCCTTCTTACGGTTAGCTTTGGTGCAACTGGCTTTAGGGATTTTTGCCGCCCTACTTTTAGGTAATCTTGCTTTAGCAGTGCAAACAAATCGCGGCGGAGAAATTTTTGGTCAGCACTGCGCCGCTTGTCATCTTGGCGGCGGTAATATTGTGATTGAAGATAAAAATTCGCATATTTCAGCGCTGGCAAAGTACAAGATGGATTCTACTCGCGCGATCGCAAGTCAAGTAAAGCATGGTAAAAAAGCCATGCCAGCATTTATTGGTAGATTAAGCGACTTTCAAATTGAAGAAATTGCTATTTATGTTTTAGAGCAAGCCAAAAAAGGCTGGTAGATTTTGAAATTAAGCTAACAAATCCTTCCGCAGGCTAGAAGCTACCGAACTGAAAATTGGTTATTGTATTGCCAGTTTCAAAATAATGGAAATAAGCTGGCATGGTTCCAATTAGAGACAATAACCCGACAACAATTACTCCTTACGTTACTTTTGGGCTAATTGCTGCAAATATTCTTGCTTTTCTATTTGAGGCAACTTTACCTCCTCAAGAATTAGATGGATTTTTTCATTTAGCGGCGGTAGTACCAAGAGAATTAACCGCAAGTTTCGGCGGTATAGCTGTAAATCAACCCGTACCTGAATGGATCACCCTATTTACTTCGCAATTTCTGCACGGCGGTATATTACATTTGGGCGGTAATATGCTGTTTTTATGGATTTTTGGTAATAATGTTGAAGACCGTTTAGGTCATGTTAAGTATTTAATTTTTTATCTGGCTTGCGGTGTACTAGCGGGCTTGACGCAGTGGTTTTTCTCGCAAAACTCCGGGATTCCATCTTTGGGCGCGAGTGGGGCGATCGCAGGGGTCATGGGCGCTTATATTCTCCGCTTTCCCCGCGCTGAAGTTTTAACTTTAATTCCTTTGGGTTTATTCTTCCCGGCGGTACGAGTGCCGGCGTTTTATTTTCTAGGATTTTGGTTTTTGCAACAAGCATTTTACGGATTTGCCAGTTTTGAAGCCCAAACAAATATTGGCATGGAAAGCGGTGGAATTGCTTACTGGGCGCACGCTGGCGGCTTTGTGTTTGGAGCGATTTTAGGCCCGTTACTTGGACTATTTGAACCGACCCCAGAAGAAAAAGCTTATTTATAACGACAAAATATAAAAAGACTTAATTTAGGAATAATTACCTGTGGTTCCATTACGAGATAATAATCCGATCTCCATTACCCCGTTTGTTACCTACGGGTTATTTATTGCCAACATTGCTGTTTTTGTGTATCAACTAAGCTTGTCAGAGGCGCAATTAGAGAGTTTTTTTCATGTTGCAGCGATGGTTCCCTGCGAATTGTCTGGAAGTTGCCCAACGGTGGGATCTTTACCCGAATGGATGACGTTATTTACTTCCCAATTTCTGCATGGTGGGTTTCTGCACATTGCAGGTAATATGTTGTTTTTGTGGATCTTTGGTAACAATATTGAAGATCGGTTAGGACACGTTAAGTATTTAATTTTTTATTTGGGTTGTGGTGCATTAGCAGCTTTGGCGCAGTGGTTTTTCTCGCAAAGTTCTGGGATTCCGTCTTTGGGGGCGAGTGGGGCGATCGCGGGTATTATGGGGGCGTATGTTCTCCGCTTTCCCCATGCTAAAGTTTTAACCTTAGTTCCTTTAGGGTTTTTCCTAACTACCTTTAACCTTCCCGCTTATTTATTTTTAGGTTTTTGGTTTCTTCAGCAAGCCTTTTTCAGCTTTGCAAGCTTAGGAGTACGAACAAGCGTAGGCATGGAAGGCGGCGGAATTGCTTATTGGGCGCACGCTGGAGGGTTTGTAGTTGGGGCGGTGTTGGGCCCAATGTTAGGGCTAATGAGACGCGATTAGTGCTAGGGAAGTAAAGCTTTAGGGGGTGCAAACAAACCAATGGAGTTAGAAGCACCCGCTTTTTTTAACTGACGGCTTATTTGCACTGAACACAAAGTAAGTAAGCTCAATTGTCCTAGTAACGTCAGAAAAATGCTAAATGCCCCAGCTTTCTCAACGGCTGCAAAAGCAAAGATGGTAAATAGCAATAAAGTTGGCGTTTGTACAGAGTTTATAGAAAGTAAACCAATTACAAGAGGAGCAAAAATAATTACAGTTAATAAAACACCAATTATCCAAAGTTCCTGTTGTTTGGTCTGCGTAAGTGCAACTAATTGAGAAATCGCTGCACACACCATAATCAAGCTTAAACTAAGAACTAAAGTCATTAAAGCTGACAATTTATCGCGGTTGTCCATGCCGAGAATAATCCAGGGGACTAAGATAATAGTTGTAATTGCGGCGTTAAGTGCGATCGCAACTATTGCCGGACTCTTTTCGCCCCACACCAAGTCCCGAAGCAGCGATAAATTTAATAAACCCTTGCGGATACTCGGTTTTTGCTTTCTGTATCGCGCCCAATCTATTAAAGCTTGCCTTTGAGGTGTAAGAGCAATAATTAAGCCGAAAAACACCAAAAAGTTACAGGCTAGTAAAATATAAAAATGGTGTATTAGCCCGGATGGTTCGCCATGAACAGCAAAACCTAAAACTACTATTTCAAAGCAAGCAACTAATAAATAACTTTGACGTTTACTAAATATAGTTTTAGTAGGACTAGCGAAACGGCGCTGTAAGGCTTGCCAACTCCAGTAAGTCCATAAGCTGTAATTTAGAATCAAAATGCTGACGACACCCACTATACCCATGCCTACAGGTAAGTTAAACCATTGTAATTTTTCAATCCCTAAGTCAGAAAATGATGTTGTCGGTTTTATGCCAGTAACCACAATTAAATCCTGAAGAACCAATGCTGGCGAAAATACATCAATCCAATCCAAAGGATCGCCTGTAACTGGTTTACTTATGCCAGCTAAAATAACCAGAAAAACTATCCCACTCCCCAATAAAGCTTGCAATCTACCTAATACACCAAAGCTAATTAAGCTTAATAGTAAAGAAAAGCTATAAAAAAATACGCAACTCATCCCTAATACGCCGTAAAAGCTCAAAATCCGAAATAAAGGAATATGTGCAGCAATCCCAGACCCCAAATGCAAGGGGAAAGCTAATAGCGCAACTATATAGAGCAGTATCGGTACTCCAAGAATTTTACCCCATAAAATATTTTGAGGCGATCGCGGACTAAGGCGAATAAAGTTTAGCGTCCCTTTACGTTCTTCGTAAGCTAAGTTATCAATTAGTAAATAAGTTCCGGCTACTAATAAAGCAAATATGCCGATTATACTTAATGCTAAAAATAAGTCCAGCGACCATCTTTGCCAATCTACAAGCAAATTACCCGTCGCATCTACAAGACAAGTGCGATCGCTACGATAAACAATAGAGCCTGTACAGTAAAGATGGCTAGAAGGAAAACCCCCTTTATAAACGGTGAGGTCTGTTGTGGGGTGCGGTATACGCAGGAGAAAAGACACCCATAACAAAAACTGCCCCAAGATCGATATAGCTCCAGCTAAGATTAAGTTGCGCGGTTTAAGTCGTCCTTTGAGTTCCCTTAGTAGCTGGGGATTCCAATCGCCTATGGAGTCAAACCAATCTGGTTTTTGCATAAAAATTCTCTTGTTTAGTTTATTATTGGCTAGAAATAAGCAGTTTCTCAAGATGGTTGTTTGTGACCGAGTTTAAGAAAAATAGTTTCCAAGTCTTCTTGAGTGCAATGAAACTCTGTAATTGAGATGCCAGCATTAATTAAAGACTGTAATAATTTTGCACCCGCAGCGCGATCGCCTGTAAAGTAAACTCGCATACTATTGGTTTGGGGTATAACTTCCCACTCTTCAATTAAGGAATGCTCAATTAGGTTGGCTTTTAGAGTTTCTATGTCTCCTAAAGTGGATATAACAATCTGTTGGCGGCTAAGTCGTTGGTAAAGGTTAGTTAAATTGCAGCTTTCGACTAAATAACCTAACTCCATAATTCCTACTGACGTACAAAGTTCTGCTAAGTCGCTGAGGACGTGAGAAGAAATTAATATAGTCATCCTAGCTTCTTGTAATGCTTTAATAATCTCCCGAAACTGCTGTCTAGCGATGGGGTCTAGTCCTGAGACTGGCTCATCAAGTAGTAATAAAATCGGTTCGTGAATAATAGTTCGCGCTAAACTCAGGCGCTGTTTCATTCCCCGCGAGAGCGAACTAATTTGACTATTGCGCTTATAGGTTAGTTGCACAAGTTCTAATACTTCGTTTAGGCGTTGACGGCGACGAGGATTTTTTAAAAGATACAACCGAGCAAAATAATCTAAATAGTCCCAAACACTCAAATCATTATACAAAGGGAAATCATCGGGTAAATAACCCAGATGACGCTTGATTATTGGGTTGCTTTGGTCTAAAGATAAGACTTCGCCATTGATATAAATTTCCCCTACGGTTGGTTCTTCCGCCGCCGCCAACATCCGAATTAGGGTAGTTTTTCCCGCACCGTTTGGGCCGATGAGTCCGTAAACTTCACCTACAGCTATTTCTAAATCAACATCATTAACGGCAATATGGCGATCAAAGCGTTTAGTTAGTCCGCAAGTTTTAATTGCTAATTCTTTACTCATAGGTGCGGAAACTGGTAGCCATTTTTTGGTCTAGCCTAGCCTGCCCTTAAAAGAATTGGTATATAGTTGCAGAAATTGAAACAATACATTGCTTTTATTTCTCTACACCGTTGGATAAGAGCGGCTTTGCCTGTACAAATTGGGCTGTCAACTGAGCGCGGGATGAAACTTCAAGTTTGCGAAACATTCTTTTGAGTGCTTGCTTGACAGAGTTTTCAGTAATCCAAAGCTCTACCCCAATTTCAGAGTTTGTACGCCCTTGAGCAACTAATTGGGCAATTTGCACTTCACGAGGGGTTAAAACTTTACTTTCTAGCTGTTGTGGAGTTTGCCGCATTGTTGCGCTCCAAGTAGATAAATGCAAACATAGAGCGCTCAAATCGGCTAGATTTTGGTCATTAAAAGCTGGCATAGCTTGTTCGCGGGTAAAGCCTACGACTCCTACCAATTGACCGCTACTAACAATCGGGCCAGCCATAACGTGCCAATGATCGGCGCGAGGACAAATCAGCCGCCAAGTTTTGGGAGATACCAGTAAACCATCATGTACTGGAGCATGACGCTCTACTAAGTAACGAGCAACGGGGTTGTATTCCACTGATAGCGCCAATTGCATTGTTTTTGAGAGCTTGAGGCAATCAAAGAAAAATACCCCACAGCGTTTTGCTTGGAAATAGTTGCCTCCTATTTCTACAACGTGCGATCGCATTTCGTATTCGTTTTTAGCAAGGGCGATCGCCTGAAATAATGGTTGCAGAATGGTCATAAGTGTACCCGATCGAGGACTAGGCTGAAAAGGGCTATGAATCTTATTCTAGTTTTATTCCTAGCAAGCGCCTTTAGGAGCATTGATTTATGACTGGCTCACAAAAACACATAGTTATTGGTTTAGTAATTTATCCCGGCATGACGGCTCTTGATATTGTGGGGCCCCAACAGGTTTTTAGCGCACTTCCTGGCGTTCATATTCATCGCCTTTGGAAAACCTTAGACCCGATCCAAACAGATGATGGGATGATAATTTTGCCAGATACTACTTTTGAAAATTGCCCCACTTTAGATGTTATCTGTATTGGTGGCGGCATCCAACAAATGGCAGTAGTAAACGATTCCCAAGTGCTTAGATTTCTCCAAAAGCAAGGTAGCACTGCAAAATTTGTTACCTCTGTATGCGGCGGCTCTGAGTTTCTGGCAAAAGCCGGACTGCTCCAGGGCTACCGAGCGGCTACTCATTGGATGATGCGCGAACAATTAACTAAATTAGGCGTTGAAGTGGGAACAGAACGAGTTGTAATTGACCGCAATCGCATTACTGGAGGGGGTGTAACCGCCGGAATTGATTTCGGTTTAACAATTGCGGCAATACTTTGCGGTGAGGAAGTCGCTAAAATGACTCAACTAATGTTGGAGTACAATCCCGCCCCTCCCTTCGATACAGGTTCACCCGAAAAAGCGGGGGCTGATTTAGTGAATAAGGTGAGAGCCTATGCGATGGGAACACTGGGTTTAGAAGTAAAAGAGGCAGTTTGATATGACTACAAATTTGGGAATAATTCGCACTCCTACCCCTTGGGTACAAATTGGTTTTTATGCAACTGCAATCGTTTTTAATCTCTGCTTGATTGCTCAGTTATTAACGGTTGGCGTTGCCTACTTCAACGATCCTGCGTGGTGGAATATTCATGTTTGGTTAGTGCGGGGGTATAGTGGGCTGTCATTAATATTACTGGGATGGGTGTTTAGCGTTCCTTGCTCAAATAAAGTGCGATCGCTTACTGTTAGTTTACCTGTACTACTTGGACTACAATTTGCCAGCATTCATCTTAAAACTCCTCTCCACCTAAACGTCTTCCATCCTCTAATTGGGTTTTCGCTACTCTATGTTTCTTCAAGCCTCGTACATCAAATATCGCGTAGTTTCTCGTCCACTGTGCCGATGATTGAGCCAAAATGAAAAGAGCCGCACCCTTAAAAATTCATAGATGACAACTTCTACTCTCTCAACCACCACAACTCAAACCTGGATTTGGCAAGGTTTCCCCATTTGTTACCAAGCTCAAGGTGACACAGGGCCGGCGGTGGTGCTAATTCATGGTTTTGGCGCTTCTTGGTGGCACTGGCGACATAATATACCTGTATTAGCTCAAGATGCTCGCGTATATGCGATCGATTTAATTGGCTTTGGCGCATCTGCAAAGCCGATTCCTGGCGAACTAAAACCCGGCGAACAAGTCCCGTATTCTTTTGAAACTTGGGGACAGCAAATTGCTGATTTTTGTACTGAAGTTGTGGGCGAACCAGTGTTTTTAGTTGGTAACTCCATCGGTTGTATTGCCGCGATGCAAGCTGCTATATACGCCCCAGAGCAAACTTTAGGAATTGCTTTAATCAATTGTTCATTGCGACTATTACACGATCGCAAACGTCAAAACCTGCCTTGGTATCGCCGTTTTGGAGCGCCTTTAGTGCAAAAACTGCTATCTTTTACACCAATTAGTCAGTTTTTTTTCAATCAAATTGCTAAACCGCAAACTGTCCGCAAAATTTTACTCCAAGCTTACGCCCATCCCGAAGCTGTAACCGACGAATTAATAGATATTATGATGGCTCCAGCCAGCGATCCTGGGGCATTAGCGGTATTTGTTGCTTTTACTTCTTACGGACAAGGCCCTTTACCCGAAGACCTGTTAGCGGTGCTACCATGCCCAGCTATTATGCTTTGGGGAACGGCTGATCCTTGGGAGCCAATAGCACTAGGACGAGAATTAGCCAAGTTTCCCCAAGTGCAAAAGTTTATTCCTCTAGAAGGTGTAGGACATTGTCCCCAAGATGAAGCACCAGAATTAGTCAATCCAATTTTGCAAGCATGGATTGAAGAAAATTCTAACTAAATAAAACTTATTGTCCAATTTGTTCTTGTCTTTTGAGCCAATCTTGTCCGAGTTGAATTGTGATGTCAGATTGGAGATTTCCGGTACTTTCGACGCGCACCTCACCTACATTTAGCGCTTGACGAATGGTTTGAGCGCTACTACCATCACCTTGCTGGGCGACAATATTAGTCACATCCAAGGGTTCGCTCCAGCGTCTGGCAATATATACATTGCGATAACCAGCTTCCGTTAGAGAGTTTACCAGCGATCGCACGGCTCTATCATCTCCGGTACTATCTTGAATTGCTACCCTTAACCTTGCGGGGTCAACTACTACCGCTTGCATTCCCTCGGCGGGAATGTTGAAATACTGAGTCATCATTGTTGCTATACGCTCTTTATCTGGTATCCAATAACTGGCGCTATATTCTCCTGGTTCGCTAAAACGCCCCGGTACTAGCAACATTTGGGCATCGGCGCGTTGTGTCTGTACGCCAAAACCTACCAATGCCATTAGTTCTTGAATAGTCAAATTAGTATCAATGTGGGTTTTAATAACTTCTAACATCTTGGGAACGCGCGTTACAGTAGTAGGATTTAACGCCTGTTCCATTAAAGAGCGCATCAAGATTTGCTGGCGTTGAATGCGCCCAATATCGCCATTTTCATCGTAACGAAAGCGGAGAAATTGCAAAGCTTGGTCGCCATTAAGATGCTGTTTTCCGGCTTTGAGGTTGATATATAAGTGCTGGCTATCGTCTTGATACTTCATAGCTTTGGGAACGTAAACTGTTACGCCACCTAAAGCATCAATTAGCTTTTCTATACCTTGGACATTAATTCGGACGTAGCGATCGATGGGTGCGCCGTTTAATAGTTCGCTAGTAGCAGTGGCGCTAAGAGCGGGTCCACCACGATAGTTTGCAGAGTTTATCTTATTAAATTTGTATCCTTCAACTTCTACGCGGGTATCTCTGGGAATTGAAAGTACGGCTAATTTTTTGGTGGTGGGGTCAAAACGCAGCAATAGCATTGTGTCCGAAAGCCCCTCAAAGGAGTTAATTGTGGCATGGTAGCCTAATTTATCGCTTCCAGGAGGAGGACTGCTAACGTCGGAGGTGAGGACTTTTACACCCAAAACTAAGATATTTACTGGGCGAGTTAGTTCAGAAAGCTTCAAACCACCGCGAGAAATGCGATCGCCTTTACCAAATATAGCCTCTTGTTCGGGGCTAAGTTGGGCTTGCATCAAGGGCGTACTCGACAAAGAAACCGCCAGCAGCGCTCCGGCGGTAGCCGATACTATGGCTACACCTGTTAAACCTGCCCAAAACCACAACCAGCGCCCAGCCTGAGAACGAGATGATTTTTTAATAAATTTTGCGGAATTTATTGAAGGCGACTTTCGCTCTGAATGTTTTTGAACTGCCACAGACTTCCTCACACTTAAAATTAAACCAAAAAATAATTGCCGCATTTAGCCAATAATTATTCGCTAAACTTGCTAAATGCGCAATCTCTAGCAGTAAGCATTATTATTTGACGGATGCGTTCAAGGATAAAGTTTACTCGGATTATATTTGACTGGCAAAGGGCAATTCTACGTAAAATGTGGCAAAAGGTTAAAAATTCTTTTTATCTGCGGAAGACAAGGGACGCTCTATTTGATTTGCCAACTTACTAAATCCTGGTAAACGTATGGGTTTACGCTGATAAAGGCGAACCATCAATATCACACTGACTAAAAAGTAACCAGAAGTTAGAAAAGTATTTAAAACTAAAAACCGTAAAGATAAAAATTCCGAAGTTTCTGCCCCCATTCCTAGCAATAAATAACCGATGAGCCAACTACCTGCTAAGGTTACAGACAAACGACTGACTTTTAATTGTTCCCGATTTTTAGATTTATCACCCTGGTAGAGCGTCCATAACGCCGGAAAAAAACCGAGGATTGGGATTAAATAGAAAAATAGCTGTAAACGGTCAAGGTCTAAATTATCTGTTGGTTCAACATTTTTCATAATTAGTTGCCAAAATCCTGAAGTGGGGGGATGAGTTTAAAAGGTGAATTTAGAGATAATAAGACCGCTTGAGCAAATTCGATCGTGTTTTATCCGGCAGTAGACAAATGCAGAAACGCATAATAATTGGATGGTGGCAAGAAATGACTCTAGGAGGGCGATTGACAGCGATCGCTCTTGTAGCTCCTCTCATCGTACTCAATGCTTGGGCAGTTTCTTCGATTTTCAACTATTTCAATTCGCTAATTGTAATTTTAGTGGCAGCTTCATTGCTGGCATTTTTGCTGAATTATCCGGTTAGCTGGATGGAAAGCAAAGGCGCTAGGCGCGAACAAGTGGCGATTTTGGTGTTTTTGGTAGCTTTATCAATTCTGCTGGCTTTGGGAGTAACTTTAGTTCCTTTAGTGCTGACTCAAGCGCAACAATTGGTAATTCGTTTACCAGAATGGATTGATTCGGGACGCTATCAGTTACTACTATTAAATCAATGGGCAGATAATCAAGGTTTCCCCCTTAATCTTGATGCGCTGCTAGTCCAAATTAACGATCGCCTAAAAGGACAATTACAATCGATCGCCTCGCAAGTATTAAATCTGGCGGTACTTACCGTTACTAGCTTGCTAGACTTTGTACTAACCATGGTTTTAGCTTTTTATCTCTTACAGCATGGGGATAGCTTGTGGCAAAGTTTAATTGAATGGCTCCCTGCTAAAATTCGCCAACCATTTTCGCAAACTTTACGGCTAAGTTTTCAAAATTTCTTTATTGGACAGCTAATTTTTGGCACTTGCATGGCTTCTGCCTTGATTCCTACCTTTTTATGGCTAAAAGTTCCTTTTGGGCTGCTGT from Synechocystis sp. PCC 7509 includes these protein-coding regions:
- a CDS encoding helix-turn-helix transcriptional regulator — translated: MTILQPLFQAIALAKNEYEMRSHVVEIGGNYFQAKRCGVFFFDCLKLSKTMQLALSVEYNPVARYLVERHAPVHDGLLVSPKTWRLICPRADHWHVMAGPIVSSGQLVGVVGFTREQAMPAFNDQNLADLSALCLHLSTWSATMRQTPQQLESKVLTPREVQIAQLVAQGRTNSEIGVELWITENSVKQALKRMFRKLEVSSRAQLTAQFVQAKPLLSNGVEK
- a CDS encoding DJ-1/PfpI family protein encodes the protein MTGSQKHIVIGLVIYPGMTALDIVGPQQVFSALPGVHIHRLWKTLDPIQTDDGMIILPDTTFENCPTLDVICIGGGIQQMAVVNDSQVLRFLQKQGSTAKFVTSVCGGSEFLAKAGLLQGYRAATHWMMREQLTKLGVEVGTERVVIDRNRITGGGVTAGIDFGLTIAAILCGEEVAKMTQLMLEYNPAPPFDTGSPEKAGADLVNKVRAYAMGTLGLEVKEAV
- a CDS encoding DUF6220 domain-containing protein, giving the protein MTTNLGIIRTPTPWVQIGFYATAIVFNLCLIAQLLTVGVAYFNDPAWWNIHVWLVRGYSGLSLILLGWVFSVPCSNKVRSLTVSLPVLLGLQFASIHLKTPLHLNVFHPLIGFSLLYVSSSLVHQISRSFSSTVPMIEPK
- a CDS encoding alpha/beta fold hydrolase — translated: MTTSTLSTTTTQTWIWQGFPICYQAQGDTGPAVVLIHGFGASWWHWRHNIPVLAQDARVYAIDLIGFGASAKPIPGELKPGEQVPYSFETWGQQIADFCTEVVGEPVFLVGNSIGCIAAMQAAIYAPEQTLGIALINCSLRLLHDRKRQNLPWYRRFGAPLVQKLLSFTPISQFFFNQIAKPQTVRKILLQAYAHPEAVTDELIDIMMAPASDPGALAVFVAFTSYGQGPLPEDLLAVLPCPAIMLWGTADPWEPIALGRELAKFPQVQKFIPLEGVGHCPQDEAPELVNPILQAWIEENSN
- a CDS encoding LCP family protein, which translates into the protein MAVQKHSERKSPSINSAKFIKKSSRSQAGRWLWFWAGLTGVAIVSATAGALLAVSLSSTPLMQAQLSPEQEAIFGKGDRISRGGLKLSELTRPVNILVLGVKVLTSDVSSPPPGSDKLGYHATINSFEGLSDTMLLLRFDPTTKKLAVLSIPRDTRVEVEGYKFNKINSANYRGGPALSATATSELLNGAPIDRYVRINVQGIEKLIDALGGVTVYVPKAMKYQDDSQHLYINLKAGKQHLNGDQALQFLRFRYDENGDIGRIQRQQILMRSLMEQALNPTTVTRVPKMLEVIKTHIDTNLTIQELMALVGFGVQTQRADAQMLLVPGRFSEPGEYSASYWIPDKERIATMMTQYFNIPAEGMQAVVVDPARLRVAIQDSTGDDRAVRSLVNSLTEAGYRNVYIARRWSEPLDVTNIVAQQGDGSSAQTIRQALNVGEVRVESTGNLQSDITIQLGQDWLKRQEQIGQ
- a CDS encoding AI-2E family transporter — protein: MQKRIIIGWWQEMTLGGRLTAIALVAPLIVLNAWAVSSIFNYFNSLIVILVAASLLAFLLNYPVSWMESKGARREQVAILVFLVALSILLALGVTLVPLVLTQAQQLVIRLPEWIDSGRYQLLLLNQWADNQGFPLNLDALLVQINDRLKGQLQSIASQVLNLAVLTVTSLLDFVLTMVLAFYLLQHGDSLWQSLIEWLPAKIRQPFSQTLRLSFQNFFIGQLIFGTCMASALIPTFLWLKVPFGLLFGLTIGIMALIPFGGTVGIITTTLLVALQDFWLGSRVLIAAVVVQQILENLVAPRILGSVTGLNPVWILISVLTGARVGGLLGVIVAVPTAVVIKTALSAVRGRTNGAEIPIATDPSQGDTTQTVVEVVPPQLKKLATD